In the genome of Sphingobacteriaceae bacterium, one region contains:
- the rsfS gene encoding ribosome silencing factor, protein MNSREQALMAGTAAAQRKARKVVILDLRALSAVSDYFVVCSGNTPVQVRAIADHIMDYMRQEADLRPLRVEGYNEGRWVLLDYGDVIVHVFHEEERDYYGLERLWGDAEVLEVDAGEPVPYN, encoded by the coding sequence GTGAATTCCCGAGAGCAGGCCCTGATGGCCGGGACCGCCGCCGCCCAGCGCAAGGCCCGCAAGGTGGTCATCCTGGACTTGAGGGCCCTGAGCGCCGTCAGCGATTACTTTGTCGTCTGCAGCGGCAACACGCCCGTGCAGGTGCGGGCCATAGCCGACCACATCATGGACTATATGCGGCAGGAAGCGGATTTGCGGCCCCTGAGGGTGGAAGGCTACAATGAAGGGCGCTGGGTGCTGCTGGACTACGGCGATGTCATCGTCCACGTCTTCCACGAGGAAGAGCGGGACTACTACGGCCTGGAACGGCTGTGGGGCGACGCGGAAGTCCTTGAGGTTGACGCTGGTGAACCGGTTCCTTATAATTGA
- a CDS encoding LCP family protein, which produces MGGEAAAGGRRRRRIKRRYVWLVGLAGLLLLATGIYGGSLAYRLITGIQAGRQAAHHADEQLPVNREPLSPDEPLHILVLGVDEGLVEGGGRVAEGARRSDVIMLLTIDKLTGHVGLLWIPRDTHVQIPQAAITELTALRGRNPVRENPTKMGHVHAYGGPMLAMATVSEVFAVPVKRFIRLDFKGFERLIDLLGGVEIHVAQPMVKEDPYQDLYINIPVGRHTLQGEQALHYVRYRTDEEGDIPRIRRQQQFVKALVDRVLRLNMLTRLPDLVEELTASVTTDLSTGEILDLLRLAAARKDDLTGDSLVTGMVPGKPAYINGVSYWQMDEQELDDVMDQVVWGVDPQANAGLKVAIYNSGADRLEEALTRMGYQVVLLEPQGEPAERTQVIGRKGGDDVGLQVLARHVARLVPSAEFFRQDLDEEEVEEEVDVMIILGRDFATRAQLPALVMPAGERGD; this is translated from the coding sequence ATGGGTGGGGAAGCGGCCGCCGGAGGCCGGCGGCGCCGCCGCATCAAGCGGCGATATGTCTGGCTGGTAGGTTTGGCAGGCTTGCTGCTGCTGGCCACGGGCATTTACGGCGGCTCCCTGGCCTACCGGCTCATCACCGGGATTCAAGCGGGCCGGCAGGCCGCCCACCATGCCGACGAGCAATTGCCGGTGAACCGGGAGCCTTTGTCGCCCGACGAACCCCTCCACATACTGGTGCTGGGCGTGGATGAAGGCCTGGTGGAAGGGGGCGGCCGGGTGGCCGAAGGGGCGCGCCGCTCCGACGTGATCATGCTGCTGACCATCGACAAGCTGACGGGGCATGTGGGGCTCCTGTGGATCCCCCGGGACACCCACGTTCAAATCCCCCAGGCGGCCATCACCGAGTTGACGGCCCTGCGGGGGCGGAACCCGGTACGTGAGAATCCCACCAAGATGGGCCACGTCCACGCCTACGGCGGGCCCATGCTGGCCATGGCCACCGTTTCGGAAGTTTTTGCGGTGCCGGTGAAGCGGTTCATCCGCCTGGACTTCAAAGGGTTCGAGCGTCTCATCGACTTGCTGGGCGGCGTGGAGATCCACGTGGCGCAGCCCATGGTGAAAGAGGACCCGTATCAGGACCTGTACATCAACATCCCGGTGGGCCGTCACACTTTGCAGGGCGAGCAGGCCCTCCACTACGTGCGCTACCGCACCGACGAAGAAGGGGACATTCCCCGCATCCGGCGGCAGCAGCAGTTCGTGAAGGCCCTGGTGGACCGGGTGCTGCGGCTCAACATGCTGACCCGCCTGCCCGACCTGGTGGAGGAACTGACGGCCAGCGTAACCACCGACCTGTCCACCGGCGAGATCCTGGACCTGCTGCGGCTGGCCGCCGCCCGGAAGGACGATTTGACCGGCGACAGCCTGGTCACGGGCATGGTGCCCGGCAAGCCGGCCTACATTAACGGTGTCAGCTACTGGCAGATGGACGAGCAGGAACTGGACGACGTGATGGACCAGGTGGTTTGGGGCGTGGATCCCCAAGCCAACGCCGGGCTCAAAGTGGCCATCTACAACAGCGGGGCCGACCGGCTGGAGGAAGCCTTGACTCGCATGGGCTACCAGGTGGTCCTGCTGGAGCCCCAGGGCGAGCCCGCTGAGCGGACCCAGGTCATCGGCCGCAAGGGCGGGGACGACGTGGGCCTGCAGGTGCTGGCCCGCCACGTGGCCCGGCTGGTGCCCTCGGCGGAATTTTTCCGCCAGGACTTGGACGAAGAAGAAGTGGAAGAAGAAGTGGACGTCATGATCATCCTGGGCCGGGATTTCGCCACCCGGGCCCAGCTGCCGGCCTTGGTCATGCCGGCCGGCGAAAGGGGGGACTGA
- the nadD gene encoding nicotinate-nucleotide adenylyltransferase — protein sequence MNDPTARRGSGNAARGRRLGLLGGTFDPIHYGHLIAAQSAAEELSLDQVLFIPCGIPPHKDMATVAPAADRHALTRLATEDNPLFQVSTVELDRPGPSYTVHTLDQLTALYPDDRLFVVVGLDAFAGVAGWYESERLFRLAEFVVVSRPGYNGTLLEESLGALAPWQRERVLSVSIPSLDISSTELRDRVRRGRSIRYLVPEAVRHYIKENRLYLDDK from the coding sequence GTGAACGACCCGACTGCGCGCCGCGGTTCGGGCAATGCTGCCCGGGGCCGGCGCCTGGGGCTGCTGGGGGGCACCTTCGATCCCATCCACTACGGCCATTTGATCGCCGCCCAGAGCGCCGCCGAGGAGTTGTCTCTGGACCAGGTGCTCTTCATTCCTTGCGGCATTCCGCCCCACAAAGACATGGCCACCGTGGCCCCCGCCGCCGATCGCCACGCCTTGACCCGGCTGGCCACGGAGGACAACCCGTTGTTTCAGGTGTCCACGGTGGAGTTGGACCGGCCCGGGCCCAGCTACACCGTTCATACTTTGGACCAGTTGACGGCCCTGTATCCCGACGACCGCCTGTTTGTAGTAGTGGGCCTGGACGCCTTCGCCGGCGTGGCGGGGTGGTACGAATCGGAGCGCCTGTTCCGGCTGGCGGAGTTCGTGGTGGTCAGCCGCCCGGGATACAACGGCACCCTGCTGGAGGAGTCCCTGGGCGCCTTGGCGCCCTGGCAGCGGGAGCGGGTGCTGTCCGTGAGCATCCCTTCCCTGGATATCTCCTCCACGGAACTGCGGGACCGGGTGCGCCGGGGCCGCTCCATCCGCTACCTGGTGCCCGAGGCCGTTAGGCATTACATCAAAGAAAACCGCCTGTATCTGGACGATAAATAA
- the obgE gene encoding GTPase ObgE, producing MRAFIDEVEIRVRSGDGGDGIVSFHRGPYEPRGGPDGGDGGRGGDVLFKVDPSLSTLTSFRHRHLYRAQPGGRGGPNNRKGAKGKDLVLRVPPGTVVRDAGGEVLADLTEPGQEFTACRGGRGGRGNARFATPTNRAPRMAEKGEPGRELVLKLELKLLADVGLVGMPNAGKSTLLAQVSAARPKTAPYPFTTLQPQLGVVRFPDGEGFVMADIPGLIEGAHEGVGLGHQFLRHIERTRVLVYIVDAAGTEGRDPLEDLTLLRRELGLYHPRLLDLPSVVALNKMDLPEAQEARPALEEALGDAYGPVVAISAATGMGVDKLLGEIRRILAQTPPAATPAAEALRRVYRPRNRGAAFEIEREDDGWRVKGATVERWVAMTDLENEEALRYLWRRLRRIGLDEALRRAGAEDGDTIYIGQEEFTFADPEAMGQ from the coding sequence CTGCGGGCCTTCATCGACGAGGTGGAAATCAGGGTCCGAAGCGGCGACGGAGGCGACGGCATCGTCAGTTTCCACCGGGGACCTTATGAGCCGCGGGGCGGCCCCGACGGCGGCGACGGGGGCCGGGGCGGCGACGTGCTCTTCAAAGTTGATCCTTCCCTTTCCACCCTCACCTCTTTTCGACATCGCCACCTTTACAGGGCCCAGCCCGGCGGCCGGGGCGGCCCCAACAACCGCAAGGGAGCCAAGGGCAAGGATTTGGTGCTGCGGGTGCCCCCCGGCACCGTGGTGCGGGACGCCGGCGGCGAGGTGCTGGCCGACCTGACGGAGCCCGGGCAGGAGTTTACGGCCTGCCGGGGCGGCCGGGGCGGCCGGGGCAACGCCCGCTTCGCCACCCCCACCAACCGGGCGCCCCGCATGGCGGAAAAAGGCGAGCCCGGCCGGGAACTGGTCTTGAAACTGGAGCTGAAGCTCCTGGCCGACGTGGGCTTGGTGGGCATGCCCAACGCCGGCAAGAGCACCCTTTTGGCCCAAGTTTCGGCAGCCCGGCCCAAGACCGCCCCTTATCCCTTCACCACCTTGCAGCCCCAGCTGGGTGTGGTGCGCTTTCCCGACGGCGAGGGCTTCGTCATGGCCGACATCCCCGGCTTGATCGAGGGCGCCCATGAGGGGGTGGGCCTGGGGCACCAGTTCCTGCGACATATCGAGCGGACCAGGGTGCTGGTGTACATCGTGGACGCCGCCGGCACGGAGGGGCGGGACCCCCTGGAGGATTTGACCCTGCTGCGACGGGAACTGGGCTTGTACCACCCGCGGCTCCTGGACCTGCCCTCGGTGGTGGCCTTGAATAAAATGGACTTGCCCGAGGCGCAGGAAGCCCGGCCTGCTTTGGAGGAAGCCTTGGGGGACGCCTACGGCCCCGTGGTGGCCATCTCGGCGGCCACGGGCATGGGCGTGGACAAGCTGCTGGGGGAGATCCGGCGGATCCTGGCCCAGACGCCGCCGGCGGCCACGCCCGCGGCCGAGGCCCTGCGCCGGGTTTATCGCCCCAGGAACCGGGGCGCCGCCTTCGAAATAGAACGGGAGGACGACGGCTGGCGGGTGAAGGGCGCCACCGTTGAACGATGGGTGGCAATGACCGATCTGGAGAATGAAGAAGCGCTCCGGTACTTGTGGCGGCGCCTGCGGCGCATCGGGCTGGATGAGGCTCTCCGGCGGGCCGGGGCTGAAGATGGTGATACTATCTACATAGGACAGGAAGAATTTACTTTTGCGGATCCGGAGGCGATGGGGCAGTGA
- a CDS encoding Spo0B domain-containing protein, which produces MAGVYEQIYDPVPEELAYQLARAQQHSFLNDVQVIMGWLQMQEPERALAHVEAIAAKAQQEREQLRNMPGSLAPWLWTWVSMARLWGIHVDLEVSAGTEPMDLPMVAFRYCIGELLPVYNAAGEAAVKIYVVPKAVSITYTRLGDQSVTLFERLSGHPILARWLAEGTLRMHHDAGEVNVTLLAGKG; this is translated from the coding sequence GTGGCCGGGGTTTACGAACAGATATACGATCCGGTGCCGGAAGAATTGGCTTATCAATTGGCCCGGGCTCAGCAACACAGTTTTCTCAACGACGTGCAGGTAATCATGGGCTGGCTGCAGATGCAGGAGCCGGAGCGGGCCCTGGCCCATGTGGAAGCCATCGCGGCCAAAGCCCAGCAGGAGCGGGAGCAGCTGCGCAACATGCCCGGCTCCTTGGCTCCCTGGCTATGGACATGGGTGAGCATGGCGCGCCTCTGGGGCATCCATGTGGACCTGGAGGTGAGCGCCGGCACCGAGCCCATGGACTTGCCCATGGTGGCCTTCCGCTACTGCATCGGCGAGCTGCTGCCCGTCTACAATGCCGCCGGCGAGGCTGCCGTCAAGATTTATGTGGTGCCCAAGGCGGTATCCATTACATATACGCGGTTGGGCGATCAGTCGGTGACCTTGTTTGAACGCCTCTCCGGGCACCCCATTCTGGCCCGGTGGCTGGCGGAGGGAACCCTGCGGATGCATCACGACGCCGGCGAAGTCAACGTAACGCTGCTGGCGGGCAAAGGGTGA
- the rpmA gene encoding 50S ribosomal protein L27 encodes MGSIDLQLFAQKKAGGSAKNGRDSESKRLGVKRYDGQLVSAGSIIVRQRGTRIKPGVNVGVGRDHTLFATVTGVVRFQRAGRNGRKVSVLPVEDAQLV; translated from the coding sequence ATGGGTTCCATTGACCTCCAGCTATTTGCCCAGAAGAAGGCCGGCGGCAGCGCCAAGAACGGCCGGGACAGCGAATCCAAGCGCCTAGGCGTCAAGCGTTACGACGGGCAGCTGGTGTCCGCCGGCAGCATCATCGTGCGCCAGCGGGGCACCCGCATCAAGCCCGGCGTCAACGTAGGCGTGGGCCGGGATCATACTTTGTTCGCCACGGTAACGGGCGTGGTGCGCTTCCAGCGGGCCGGGCGCAACGGGCGCAAGGTGAGTGTTCTTCCGGTGGAGGACGCCCAGCTTGTCTGA
- a CDS encoding ribosomal-processing cysteine protease Prp produces MIRAQFRRRNGHIASFTISGHGGQGPYGQDILCAAVSALSQAAVLGLTDVVGIPVALEKKHGFLRCELPEDLDPRSRSGAAVLLETLLRSLKDLEQNYGDALAVVEGSRGGDVDGFH; encoded by the coding sequence GTGATCCGGGCCCAGTTCCGGCGCCGCAACGGTCACATCGCCTCGTTCACCATTTCCGGCCACGGCGGCCAGGGGCCTTACGGACAGGACATCCTTTGCGCCGCCGTCTCGGCTTTAAGCCAGGCCGCGGTGCTGGGCCTGACGGATGTGGTGGGCATTCCCGTCGCCCTGGAGAAAAAGCACGGATTCCTGCGCTGTGAACTGCCTGAGGATTTGGACCCCCGCAGCAGGTCGGGGGCCGCGGTCTTGCTGGAAACTTTGTTACGGAGCCTGAAGGATTTGGAGCAGAATTACGGGGATGCCCTGGCAGTCGTTGAGGGGTCCCGGGGAGGTGACGTGGATGGGTTCCATTGA